In Carassius gibelio isolate Cgi1373 ecotype wild population from Czech Republic chromosome A10, carGib1.2-hapl.c, whole genome shotgun sequence, the DNA window TATCATGAGAATTTAGCTTGTAAAGCTGAACAGCCGGAAGGATATTTCTAGCAGAGAAAGGTTTTTGCTTTACAAGCGAAATTTTTATGACATTATTGTTGGCTATGCTATTCTTTTCTTACAAgcttagtttttctttttcaaatgttaATGGTCTCTCCACGTTCTCACATTTGCTCTCATTCTAATGTGGTTTTATAAAAgagggaataataataataagtgagaTTGAGATTCACCGTTGGCTGCCACCATCATCGCCTGGAACTGTTCAGCTTCGGTAGGGGGGTTGGGCCACGGTCTTGTTCCCGCTATCACACCAGCACTGGCACCTGCCTCATCAGGATGAGCTCCAGCCCTAAATGACAGAGAACAGGGTTAGTGACTCGACATGCATTCAAAcacatttatggtgctttttttccTTGCCTTTTCCCTCTTACACATGTACGAGAACAGCAGCCACCACGTTTGCTAGCATAAATGCGCCCGGTTCATTAGTTGAGACAGCCATTTTGTATGACAGGGCAGAACAGTGCATTGCAGTCAGAAAATGGAGGCTAAAGTTGACAAAGCAGCAGTAGACATGAAGTAAACAGACAGATGCACTGATCAGAATACAGTTGTGTCTGTTTATACCATGTGGCTTTACACATACACTTTGACATTTGATCAAACCACaacaagcatttttttaaaggcatagttcatccccccttcaattttttttctcacttaccctcatgttgttccaaacctgtataactttctttTTCATCTGTAAAACACTAAATAGAAAATGCAGTGGCAGAAGTCTAGTATAaaccagaataaataaataaattcctgcACAGCACTCAAACTTGCATCCTTGTAAAATGTTATTAGCTCAGCAACGTTTTGAGTCAATTGATGTTCCTCAGGCTtataaaacaaaatcttcatatcagttaatgtaaaaataaatatctcaTTAAATATGAGTATTTACAATGGATAATAATGATAAATTCCCATTAAAGGTCCACTCCTTATTTTCAGTGCCTTTTGTATCCCCAGTAAGGATCATGATCTAACTGCCTTATCTTAAGGCTGTCTGTCTTAGTCATAAATAACATAATTTGACTTTTCTTttccaattaatttaatttagcaatTATAATAAAGGTTTTTAGTTTGTTCCTCAAGTTATTGTCTACTCCTTTATTTTGACTACTGTCCATTCAAATAAAACTGtccaaataattaataaataaataaacatcacttCCTTGGAGGGAAAACAACTTGGTAATTTGAGTGCTTTAAATAAGGGCAAATGGGCAAAGGAACattggaacacacacacacacacacaatatattattagtagtagtcttataatttgtttttcattgtcATTTCATAGATTATTTTCGCCTTTAAGATGCAAGTTTGAGTAGTGTATtacaatttttattcattattaattatttatttattttaattttttcaaaaaaaaaaatctttgaatttcttctctgttttatttttggttgaactatcactttaagtatATTTTGATTATTACAGGCTACTCAGTTTCAAAATGACATGACTAAAAATCTGATTGTTTACTCTCTCTCCCTGCCCACACAGACAGATTGATAGCAGATTCCGTACGTAAGGACAGAAATATTTCTCTAATCTTCAGGGACAGACTTCACAGACTTGGCTCTACAAagccaaaaataaatcaaattgtaACAAACAAGTTTACTAAGCACACGTAAACACTGCAATGGCAACCCTCAAAGCAAGATGCAACGAACAGCTATGAGCGATACACATACATCCAAAAGCCGTATCCTCAAATGAACCAACTGCACGTAATTTGTGTTCACATTTATATGTATAGGAACAGACTGGACAGCATGTCGCTGGAAGCTGCAGGACACATAATCTGAAAGATCTTAACACAACATTCTACTAGAAGGCTACACCGGGTGAAGTCAAACGCTACCACACACTAGACTTCACTCTACCTGGACTTCTCGTATGGAGTCCATCTCTGCTGCAGGGTGTGGAACCTGTGTTGGCTGAAACATAAGCACAGGAGCATACAGCTCAATCACCCTGCTTCTGACCAGAGACTGACCAGAGCACATGGATGGGTGAGAACGTCTTTCGGTTTCCTTTAAGTTTAAACCGTATATTTTAAGACGTTTTGTCTCACAGGTAGTTACTTCACTTTTGTATGTTTCTATCTGATAATTGCTATCCTATATATTTGTTGCACAATACTTTTTTCCCCTCCACGTGATTTCTTTTGTTTGCAAGATTTTTGCATGATATTCTACACAGGATTTCTTTTGAATGATTTTCTCTGCAGGATTTCTTTGCATGGTTTATTGTGTAAGATTACAGTACTGTGGTAAATTGCcattaacattttattcataaaatggGCGATGATGGGCTGAACATACAGATGAACAGTACATTATTTCAGACTCTAATCTAGATATTTTGGTATTTGTTgatttttatgtataaatattggTCGTTAACTCTTCAGGCTGACTAAAAGAAGAGGACCGTGACCACCAAAAATCTAGCCAGATTTTCTTTCGTTATTATCTCACTCCAATCAGCgagattaaataaaaacaattacaaaacagTGTATGTAATACCACGTGGATAGACTCAAATGCATTTATAGGTTTTGCAAGACAAATAAACTGAATTCAACACTTACCCGCTGGGTCCAGGTCTCTGGTTTGGGGGAAATCTCCAGTCAGCATTAGGGGGCTTTTgctgaaaatgagaaaaaaatacttttgtcaaTATTTTTGGTTGGCATAGAGATAAATATCCACTATTGGTCCATTCTGGAGTGCAGGTCCCTCCATCCTGTCATAGGAGGTTAAAGTCCTGAAATACAAACTGGTATTATTGACAGCAGATTTAATGTGCTTCCTCTATTTTCTATGAAACTGCACCTTTGCTGAGAAAGAATAAGTTGAGGGGAGTAGTGAGAAACAGAGCAACAAAGAACATAAGGTAGAAAATAGGTTGAGGGAGGGAGAGTCTATGTGAATAATTGAAACTTCGATCATGTTGCTGTCATGCATGAGTCCATGTACATGAGGACAATACACATAAGTCTGTATCAAACAAAATACGAGCTCAGTTGTAGGTGGAttagatttttttcataatttccttAGTATCACACACAATTCTATTGCATTTCCCCACACTGAGTCGAGTCATTATGATGCAAGATAGCAATCAAAGCATGTGCAATATCACACTGTAATGATCCTCCAAACTTTAGTGAAGATTTCACAAAGACAGGCTGCTATTTGGGACCGCTTATAAATCATAATGACTGCAACAATCTGCATCACCTGACTTGAGTATTTGAGCACACTATTCTCAGTCATAGCCCATCTCAGATTCATACTGTtacattttctgtcattttacattttctaagtcACTGGGTCTAAAATTAGCTCAGATTGTGGCCTGATTCTTAATACACTTGGCATTATAGAGTGCTTGGTCCAAAAAGTGAGTCATAGTGACTAGAGCCTTACTGTGAATTAATGACATAATGACATAATGACAGCGTGATTTCCATCTTACTAGAAATGATACCACAAACATCTGacctgtgtatgtttttttttttcattaacagaTGTATATTTTGCTTACACCACAACAAAGGTTTAgtgtcagtaagacttttttaaaataaattaatactataATACTCTTTAGCAGGGATGCATGGACATAGtcataagtgacagtaaagatactTACAATtgtacaatatttcacaatattgctcttttaatttattttagagtAAAGAATCAATCAATCGATAAATCCTTGGTGGGCATAggagacttttttttctcatcaaacaTCAAAGAAATcataccaacctcaaacttttaaatggtagtctATAATATTTCCTGAAAATCTGACCTTcataagtgagtgagtgaagagTCTTTTTGACAGTTATATGCTTAGAGTGCTCTGTGGGGCCTTAACAAACACAAAGTCATTCCTTCTGGATATAGTAGAGAAACCAggcgtgtatgtgtgtatgtgtaaatccCAGGAGACCCCCAAGACCTCCATGTATTTAATAGGACCATCAGTATTTAGCTGCATGTGGAGGTCATTGTGTTGGTGCTCATGAGATGTATGCTTGAAACCGAGATTTTGCATGAGGCACATAACATAACCATGATGGCTGAGTCTGTGCACTGCTACAAAAAATATAACCAGGAATGAAACCGTTATAATGAAGGATAATGTAATTATGAGGTACAAAGTGAGGTCAGACCCTTTTGGACTTTTGGAGGTAGAGTTCTTAGGTTCAGAAAAGACATCTGAAGCTTTCTCAGCCAGAGTGATGTTAATTACCACACTAGCAGAGAGAGAAGAGTTGCGTCATCTTTTACAATCACAATGAGGCTAAAAACAGACTTGCTGTTCTCTTATGTAAGATTATGGGCTGTACGCAGCTCTCCAGTATGTGCGCCTATGTGAAATAGTTCAGCATCAAACCATGAGAAGGTATAGAATAAACAGGCATTGTAGCCACTATCACCACCATTAATGTGATGCGATTGACTAAGTGTCCGATACCAGCCGTGCTAGGCACCAAAAACTGCAGTGTCCCATCGGATGGGAGTGCAGGATATATAAGTTCCTCTATCAAGAACCTGCACTATAAATTGAAATGCATTAACCTTTTCATAGTCAAAATTTCACATGGCATATATCTGCCCTATCTGGGTTAATATATGCATATGAAGACACAGACCTACCAAGAGCTTTGCACTCCAAAACTGAGAAATAAATAGTAGAATTCTCACCCACATGGGTCTGAAGCAGACACGGACAAAAGGGAAGCATTTGGGGCATTGTTTTCAGCTATGTTCACAGAGAAGGAAGGCTGTGAAAAGATTGGGGGTTAACATTAACCTCTGCAAGATGTAACATTAAAGATTCCTGCGAGGAACGAGGTGGGAATCCAGAGTCTGTGGCAGTCACAGTAATAGTGTATTCAGCCACAGCCTCTCTGTCCAGCAGGCCACTGGTCATCAAAGTGAAAAGCCCTTAATAAGGCGAAGTCGTTTTAAAAGGCAACCCATAAGGGATGTGCATGCTCACTTCACCATTTTCCCCTGTGTCTTCATCTTTTACTTTGATTAGGGCAATAACAGTGCCTGAACTCATATCTTCAGAGATTACAGGAGAAACCACATTATTGTTGATAGCAGGGATGTTGTCACTCACGTCAATAatcttgattaaaaaataaaaataaaataaaaacattttcagggGTGTATTTATCAAACATGTAATATATTTCACCATTTTGTCCACAATCGCCATCAGAGGCATTAAGAATTGTAACTAACGTTCTACGATGTGAATTCTCTAAAAGTGTGACTCTTTTTGTAGGATTATGAATGTGTGGTGAGTTGTCATTGAAATCTAGAAtatctatattaaaaaaatggcaCTATTGCTGGGCTTTTCTGGACTGCCACCATCAACTGCTGTTAAAACCAATCTAAATTAGTTAGTTTTTCTCTATCAAGAGGCTTGTTCAAGACTAAAATTGGGATTTTGCTTCCGACACTTCTGTACATTTACAGTTTCTTCTGTAAACATAAAATTATCATTTTGACAAAGAAATTAAGCGCGCAGTGAATTCACACCCACATCAGAGTCATGCACACTTTCTTAGCGAAACATAGTGCCTGGAGCAGCCGCTTCTAAAAACTTCTACAGAAGTGTTTCGGCTTTGGAAGTGTGGGCCATTGTGGTCAACATCCACAATTTATATCATAACGTTGCATATTTCCAAAGGATTTAGAGGAGAAATCTGAATCAGAGTGTGACTATGTAAATTTCCTCTGCGCATACTTTCTCTGTCCATTGTGTGCTTGACCAACAAAGCTCCGGATGTCAGGTCTATGTCAAAATACTTAACATTAGAGTCCAAGATGATTCGCATCTCTCTTAAAAGTATCACATGGACGTCCACTCCTTAGTCAAGTGGCTAACTGTTCCTGGTTTAGATTCATCATCTTTATATTATGAAGGTTCAGAATTGTGCGTTGCAaaacacacaacttttttttttttttttttacaatccaaACTGCAGCCCAGTCCAAAGATCTCTGACAAAGCTCTTTACtctcaattttttatttagtacttgcACTAGTAGCTATAGACTCCTTCGGTGTTTTAGTTCATGCATAAACTACATCGCAAGACATTTCTGAGTATATGCGAAACACGTTTTATTCTGTATCCATGATCTCCACAATTTGTTCTAACGTATCTAAACTAACAATACAGCTCTTAAGAGCAACAAGCCTGCGTGGGTCTGGGAAAAGAGTTAAAAGGGCTGGGGATAAAACGTGAATTTCTATTGAAGGAAAGTTGCTTTGCTTATAGACAAAAGCACACATTGTGCTGTCCAAGGTGCTGAAAGTAATGTCTCTCCATCAGTTACGTATAATTAGTGTATATAACCATAACTTGTTTAAATCTACGTTTGTCTCACCTGTTGGCTTTCGAACGTCCACGCGCTGTCTGGTAATGACGCATCAAGTACGTTTAGCGTGTCTGTAAAGTTTGTGGTGCTGCTGGGTTTAACGAGGGTGAGATCACTGAATTCTGACATTGGAGAGAGATATGAGCCAAAGGACTGACTCTGAGACATCATGTCTCCTCCCAGAACCTCCACATATTTAATGGGTCCGTCAGTGTTGAGCTGGATCTGCAGGTTTCTGTTGGAGTTCTTGTAATCTGAGTTTGTCCTCCTGATACAGCAGCTTGAGTCGCCTCTACTGCCTCGCGCACATTTCACTAGTAAGATGAAACACGTCAACAGACACAACAAGGACACGGAAGCCAAAGAGATCATtagatataaagtaattttgccACTTTTCTTGTTGGGCTCGATAGTTTTCTCTCTGTAATCTGAGATGGGCTCATGAAAGCCGTCCTCTATCAGTATATCCACTGTGACTGTGGTGGACTGGATCGGTTCTCCATTATCCTTTACTTCTATCAGCAGTCTCTGAGAGGAGTCATCGTGCTCTGAAACAGCGCGTTTAGTCCTCACCTCTCCCGTATGTAAATTGACACTGAACAGAGACGCGTCCGTGGCCTCCGCGAGCCTGTAGAACAGCCAGGCGTTATGACCCGAGTCCGCGTCCACTGCTGTTACCTTAGTAACGAGATGTCCTGCTTTAGAAGAACGGGGCATCCTCTGATGAGTAACAGACCCCATGGACGTGGACGGGTAAATGACAGCAGGTGCGTTGTCATTATGGTCCAGAATAAACACATACACTGTCGCGTTACTACTTAAAGATGGAGTGCCATGATCTTTAGCCTGAACGATGACCtcatacacttttattttttcaaagtcAAACGAAAGCATGCTAAATATGCTTCCATTTTCAGAGTTTATGTACATATACGAGGATATTGGAGTATCCCAATTTTTAGGGTTCTCAATAGAGTATGATATTTTACCATTTACGCCAACATCAACGTCTTGAGCAGATACCGAACAGATAATAGAGCCTGGAGTGTTATTTTCTTTCACGTACACATAATACACGTTATCAGGGAACTTTGGGGCATTGTCGTTAACATCAAGAATTTTAACTGGAATTATTGTTTTGCTATTTAAAGCGGGCGAGCCCGAGTCAAATGCAGTGATTTCCACGTTATACTCCGGGTAAGTTTCCCGGTCTAAAACGCCGTTTGTAACCAACGAATATTCGTTTGAAAAAgatggttttaaaataaatggaaTATCAGACTGTGTCTGCAGactgacttttccattgtcaccAGAGTCGATGTCCCGTGAGCTTATTAACGCTACAACTGTCCCGCTTGGCGCGTCCTCCCGCACAGGGTTCGGTTTAGATGTCAGCACTATTTGTGGTGGGTTGTCGTTAATATCTGCAACTTCAATTTCAACCATACAATGGCCCTCCATTTCGGGAACCCCTCTATCTTTGGCACTGACCTCAATGTTGTAAACAGGAGTGGTCTCATAGTCTAACTCACCGTTCAGGATAATTTCGCCGGTTTTCTCGTTAATACGAAACAGTGAGCGCAACTCATCAGATGTGTGCTCCCCTAAAGAATACTGTATATCTCCATTAGGACCTTCATCTAAGTCCGTTGCTTTAACCATTAAAAATGACGTTCCTTGCTTGGCGTTTTCATTAATGGCCACTTTGTAAACTCTTTTCTCAAATACGGGGTTGTTGTCATTGATATCCAGGACAGTAATGTTTATTTGTGAAGTTCCAGATCTAGCCGGATTCCCCCCGTCTAACGCAGTAAGCATAAGCTGATGCATCGGTTTCTTCTCGCGGTCAAGGGGTTTCTCCAGTACTAATTCAGGTACCTTGCGCCCATCTCCAAGGTcttttacttttaaactaaaacacTCGTCTTTGCTTAAAGTATACGATTTCAAGGAATTACTGCCAACATCTGGGTCTATTGCGCTCTCCAAAGGAAAGCGCATTCCAGGGACAGTGGATTCTGCTATCTTTAAAACGCGGTCTGTAGACTGAAAATGCGGATAATTGTCATTAATGTCCTGTATGTcgacttccactctgtaaagttgtAAAGGCTCCTCGATAACAATTTGAAGAGGCAGTAGACAATTTGCGTGTTTTACACAAAGGATTTCTCTGTCGATTCTCTCATTAACCACAATTTCTCCTCTTCGTAAATCCACTCTGAAATACTGCTTACCTGATTCAGAAGCTATTCGCAATTTACGGTCATACAGCTCAGATATTTTCAAACCTAAATCTTTTGCAATATTTCCAACAACAGCACCCATATTTAATTCCTCGGGAATTGAGTAGCGAGTCTGTCCTTCTGTCATACTCcacaaaagaagaaagagaaaaaagaagagcAAATAATTCCTCCGACATCTGAATGACACCCTCTTagtcattttgattttaaatccagACGATTCACCGTTCGAATAAAAACTAGGGGTACCACCAAGATGACAGTTTTGCGTTTCCATTTTGTCTCAAAAATATGTTAGAATCCATTTTACAAAACAGATTAGAGCATTTCTCTTCTCTGCCTGCACTGAACGTTGTAATGTCGGTGGGGGAGGGAGTAGATCTCTTTGTACAATTCTTCATGTGATTGGTGCAGAGATAAATGCAATGACCAGTGGAAAGAGAACTGCCTCTTAAAGGCACAGCACAGCACTCACACCAAATAACATTGCAATAAAAGAAGAGTATTATGTATCATGAGTGGCCATATTTTATTTGATGTCTTTTTTTAGATTTATAGATttcaataataatgcaataaa includes these proteins:
- the LOC128021266 gene encoding protocadherin gamma-C5 isoform X1, with amino-acid sequence METQNCHLGGTPSFYSNGESSGFKIKMTKRVSFRCRRNYLLFFFLFLLLWSMTEGQTRYSIPEELNMGAVVGNIAKDLGLKISELYDRKLRIASESGKQYFRVDLRRGEIVVNERIDREILCVKHANCLLPLQIVIEEPLQLYRVEVDIQDINDNYPHFQSTDRVLKIAESTVPGMRFPLESAIDPDVGSNSLKSYTLSKDECFSLKVKDLGDGRKVPELVLEKPLDREKKPMHQLMLTALDGGNPARSGTSQINITVLDINDNNPVFEKRVYKVAINENAKQGTSFLMVKATDLDEGPNGDIQYSLGEHTSDELRSLFRINEKTGEIILNGELDYETTPVYNIEVSAKDRGVPEMEGHCMVEIEVADINDNPPQIVLTSKPNPVREDAPSGTVVALISSRDIDSGDNGKVSLQTQSDIPFILKPSFSNEYSLVTNGVLDRETYPEYNVEITAFDSGSPALNSKTIIPVKILDVNDNAPKFPDNVYYVYVKENNTPGSIICSVSAQDVDVGVNGKISYSIENPKNWDTPISSYMYINSENGSIFSMLSFDFEKIKVYEVIVQAKDHGTPSLSSNATVYVFILDHNDNAPAVIYPSTSMGSVTHQRMPRSSKAGHLVTKVTAVDADSGHNAWLFYRLAEATDASLFSVNLHTGEVRTKRAVSEHDDSSQRLLIEVKDNGEPIQSTTVTVDILIEDGFHEPISDYREKTIEPNKKSGKITLYLMISLASVSLLCLLTCFILLVKCARGSRGDSSCCIRRTNSDYKNSNRNLQIQLNTDGPIKYVEVLGGDMMSQSQSFGSYLSPMSEFSDLTLVKPSSTTNFTDTLNVLDASLPDSAWTFESQQQKPPNADWRFPPNQRPGPSGQHRFHTLQQRWTPYEKSRAGAHPDEAGASAGVIAGTRPWPNPPTEAEQFQAMMVAANVSEATATLGPRYNPQYGPDYRQNVFIPGSTATLMANPQQQVPQQALPPPQALPPVEAPKAAQTPASKKKPTKKDKK
- the LOC128021266 gene encoding protocadherin gamma-C5 isoform X9; this translates as METQNCHLGGTPSFYSNGESSGFKIKMTKRVSFRCRRNYLLFFFLFLLLWSMTEGQTRYSIPEELNMGAVVGNIAKDLGLKISELYDRKLRIASESGKQYFRVDLRRGEIVVNERIDREILCVKHANCLLPLQIVIEEPLQLYRVEVDIQDINDNYPHFQSTDRVLKIAESTVPGMRFPLESAIDPDVGSNSLKSYTLSKDECFSLKVKDLGDGRKVPELVLEKPLDREKKPMHQLMLTALDGGNPARSGTSQINITVLDINDNNPVFEKRVYKVAINENAKQGTSFLMVKATDLDEGPNGDIQYSLGEHTSDELRSLFRINEKTGEIILNGELDYETTPVYNIEVSAKDRGVPEMEGHCMVEIEVADINDNPPQIVLTSKPNPVREDAPSGTVVALISSRDIDSGDNGKVSLQTQSDIPFILKPSFSNEYSLVTNGVLDRETYPEYNVEITAFDSGSPALNSKTIIPVKILDVNDNAPKFPDNVYYVYVKENNTPGSIICSVSAQDVDVGVNGKISYSIENPKNWDTPISSYMYINSENGSIFSMLSFDFEKIKVYEVIVQAKDHGTPSLSSNATVYVFILDHNDNAPAVIYPSTSMGSVTHQRMPRSSKAGHLVTKVTAVDADSGHNAWLFYRLAEATDASLFSVNLHTGEVRTKRAVSEHDDSSQRLLIEVKDNGEPIQSTTVTVDILIEDGFHEPISDYREKTIEPNKKSGKITLYLMISLASVSLLCLLTCFILLVKCARGSRGDSSCCIRRTNSDYKNSNRNLQIQLNTDGPIKYVEVLGGDMMSQSQSFGSYLSPMSEFSDLTLVKPSSTTNFTDTLNVLDASLPDSAWTFESQQQKPPNADWRFPPNQRPGPSGAGAHPDEAGASAGVIAGTRPWPNPPTEAEQFQAMMVAANVSEATATLGPRYNPQYGPDYRQNVFIPGSTATLMANPQQQVPQQALPPPQALPPVEAPKAAQTPASKKKPTKKDKK